From the genome of Globicephala melas chromosome 16, mGloMel1.2, whole genome shotgun sequence, one region includes:
- the MORN4 gene encoding MORN repeat-containing protein 4 has product MTLTKGSFTYSSGEEYRGEWKEGRRHGFGQLMFADGGAYLGHFENGLFNGFGVLTFSDGSRYEGEFAQGKFNGVGVFIRHDNMTFEGEFKNGRVDGLGLLTFPDGSHGIPRNEGLFENNKLLRREKCSAVVQRAQSASKSARSLTA; this is encoded by the exons ATGACCCTGACAAAAGGTTCCTTCACCTACTCCAGTGGGGAGGAATATCGTGGCGAGTGGAAGGAGG GCCGCAGACATGGTTTTGGTCAGCTGATGTTTGCAGATGGTGGCGCGTACCTGGGCCATTTTGAGAATGGGCTCTTTAATGGCTTCGGGGTACTAACCTTCTCAGATGGCTCGAG GTATGAGGGGGAGTTTGCCCAGGGCAAGTTCAACGGCGTCGGAGTCTTCATTCGACATGACAACATGACCTTTGAGGGGGAATTTAAAAACGGTAGAGTGGATGGTTTGG GCCTGCTGACTTTCCCCGATGGTTCTCACGGAATACCCCGCAACGAAGGTCTGTTCGAGAACAACAAGCTTTTGCGGCGCGAGAAGTGCTCAGCGGTGGTTCAGCGGGCCCAGAGCGCCTCCAAGTCAGCCCGGAGCCTCACCGCCTGA